From Dermochelys coriacea isolate rDerCor1 chromosome 9, rDerCor1.pri.v4, whole genome shotgun sequence, one genomic window encodes:
- the RAB41 gene encoding ras-related protein Rab-41 isoform X1 translates to MSAPGSGGEFGNPLRKFKLVFLGEQSVGKTSLITRFMYDSFDNTYQATIGIDFLSKTMYLEDRTQVRLQLWDTAGQERFRSLIPSYIRDSTIAVVVYDITNLNSFQQTSKWIDDVRTERGSDVIIMLVGNKTDLADKRQITTEEGEQRAKELNVMFIETSAKTGYNVKQLFRRVAAALPGMDSTPEKSKEDMIDIKLEKPPEQPVTESGCSC, encoded by the exons ATGTCCGCGCCCGGCAGCGGCGGCGAGTTCGGGAACCCGCTGCGCAAGTTCAAGCTGGTGTTCCTGGGCGAGCAGAGCG TCGGGAAGACATCTCTGATCACCAGGTTTATGTATGACAGTTTTGACAATACTTATCAG gcAACTATTGGAATTGATTTCCTCTCAAAGACAATGTATCTGGAAGACCGCACG CAGGTTCGGCTACAGCTTTGGGATACAGCAGGCCAGGAGCGGTTCCGCAGCCTCATTCCCAGCTACATCCGCGACTCCACCATTGCTGTGGTAGTCTATGACATTACAA ATCTGAACTCGTTCCAGCAAACCTCCAAGTGGATTGATGATGTGcgaacagagagaggaagtgatgtCATCATCATGTTGGTTGGGAATAAAACTGACCTGGCAGACAAGAG GCAAATCACTACGGAAGAAGGTGAGCAGAGAGCCAAAGAGCTGAATGTGATGTTTATTGAGACAAGTGCGAAGACTGGATACAATGTGAAACAG CTTTTCCGCCGTGTGGCTGCTGCCTTACCTGGGATGGACAGCACACCCGAGAAGAGCAAAGAAGACA TGATTGACATCAAGCTAGAGAAACCTCCTGAGCAGCCAGTAACGGAGAGCGGCTGTTCCTGCTAA
- the RAB41 gene encoding ras-related protein Rab-41 isoform X9, translating to MTVLTILIRQLLELISSQRQCIWKTARLQLWDTAGQERFRSLIPSYIRDSAAAVVVFDITNLNSFQQTSKWIDDVRTERGSDVIIMLVGNKTDLADKRQITTEEGEQRAKELNVMFIETSAKTGYNVKQLFRRVAAALPGMDSTPEKSKEDMIDIKLEKPPEQPVTESGCSC from the exons ATGACAGTTTTGACAATACTTATCAG gcAACTATTGGAATTGATTTCCTCTCAAAGACAATGTATCTGGAAGACCGCACG GCTGCAGCTGTGGGACACAGCCGGCCAGGAGAGGTTCCGCAGCCTCATTCCCAGCTACATCCGTGACTCTGCTGCAGCTGTCGTTGTCTTTGACATTACAA ATCTGAACTCGTTCCAGCAAACCTCCAAGTGGATTGATGATGTGcgaacagagagaggaagtgatgtCATCATCATGTTGGTTGGGAATAAAACTGACCTGGCAGACAAGAG GCAAATCACTACGGAAGAAGGTGAGCAGAGAGCCAAAGAGCTGAATGTGATGTTTATTGAGACAAGTGCGAAGACTGGATACAATGTGAAACAG CTTTTCCGCCGTGTGGCTGCTGCCTTACCTGGGATGGACAGCACACCCGAGAAGAGCAAAGAAGACA TGATTGACATCAAGCTAGAGAAACCTCCTGAGCAGCCAGTAACGGAGAGCGGCTGTTCCTGCTAA
- the RAB41 gene encoding ras-related protein Rab-41 isoform X8, with amino-acid sequence MTVLTILIRQLLELISSQRQCIWKTARSGCSCGTQPARRGSAASFPATSVTLLQLSLSLTLQVRLQLWDTAGQERFRSLIPSYIRDSTIAVVVYDITNLNSFQQTSKWIDDVRTERGSDVIIMLVGNKTDLADKRQITTEEGEQRAKELNVMFIETSAKTGYNVKQLFRRVAAALPGMDSTPEKSKEDMIDIKLEKPPEQPVTESGCSC; translated from the exons ATGACAGTTTTGACAATACTTATCAG gcAACTATTGGAATTGATTTCCTCTCAAAGACAATGTATCTGGAAGACCGCACG ATCAGGCTGCAGCTGTGGGACACAGCCGGCCAGGAGAGGTTCCGCAGCCTCATTCCCAGCTACATCCGTGACTCTGCTGCAGCTGTCGTTGTCTTTGACATTACAA GTTCGGCTACAGCTTTGGGATACAGCAGGCCAGGAGCGGTTCCGCAGCCTCATTCCCAGCTACATCCGCGACTCCACCATTGCTGTGGTAGTCTATGACATTACAA ATCTGAACTCGTTCCAGCAAACCTCCAAGTGGATTGATGATGTGcgaacagagagaggaagtgatgtCATCATCATGTTGGTTGGGAATAAAACTGACCTGGCAGACAAGAG GCAAATCACTACGGAAGAAGGTGAGCAGAGAGCCAAAGAGCTGAATGTGATGTTTATTGAGACAAGTGCGAAGACTGGATACAATGTGAAACAG CTTTTCCGCCGTGTGGCTGCTGCCTTACCTGGGATGGACAGCACACCCGAGAAGAGCAAAGAAGACA TGATTGACATCAAGCTAGAGAAACCTCCTGAGCAGCCAGTAACGGAGAGCGGCTGTTCCTGCTAA
- the RAB41 gene encoding ras-related protein Rab-41 isoform X7 has product MTVLTILIRQLLELISSQRQCIWKTARSGCSCGTQPARRGSAASFPATSVTLLQLSLSLTLQQVRLQLWDTAGQERFRSLIPSYIRDSTIAVVVYDITNLNSFQQTSKWIDDVRTERGSDVIIMLVGNKTDLADKRQITTEEGEQRAKELNVMFIETSAKTGYNVKQLFRRVAAALPGMDSTPEKSKEDMIDIKLEKPPEQPVTESGCSC; this is encoded by the exons ATGACAGTTTTGACAATACTTATCAG gcAACTATTGGAATTGATTTCCTCTCAAAGACAATGTATCTGGAAGACCGCACG ATCAGGCTGCAGCTGTGGGACACAGCCGGCCAGGAGAGGTTCCGCAGCCTCATTCCCAGCTACATCCGTGACTCTGCTGCAGCTGTCGTTGTCTTTGACATTACAA CAGGTTCGGCTACAGCTTTGGGATACAGCAGGCCAGGAGCGGTTCCGCAGCCTCATTCCCAGCTACATCCGCGACTCCACCATTGCTGTGGTAGTCTATGACATTACAA ATCTGAACTCGTTCCAGCAAACCTCCAAGTGGATTGATGATGTGcgaacagagagaggaagtgatgtCATCATCATGTTGGTTGGGAATAAAACTGACCTGGCAGACAAGAG GCAAATCACTACGGAAGAAGGTGAGCAGAGAGCCAAAGAGCTGAATGTGATGTTTATTGAGACAAGTGCGAAGACTGGATACAATGTGAAACAG CTTTTCCGCCGTGTGGCTGCTGCCTTACCTGGGATGGACAGCACACCCGAGAAGAGCAAAGAAGACA TGATTGACATCAAGCTAGAGAAACCTCCTGAGCAGCCAGTAACGGAGAGCGGCTGTTCCTGCTAA
- the RAB41 gene encoding ras-related protein Rab-41 isoform X6 — protein MSAPGSGGEFGNPLRKFKLVFLGEQSVGKTSLITRFMYDSFDNTYQATIGIDFLSKTMYLEDRTIRLQLWDTAGQERFRSLIPSYIRDSAAAVVVFDITNLNSFQQTSKWIDDVRTERGSDVIIMLVGNKTDLADKRQVSIEEGERKAQELNVMYIETSAKAGYNMKQLFRRVAAALPGMDSTPEKSKEDMIDIKLEKPPEQPVTESGCSC, from the exons ATGTCCGCGCCCGGCAGCGGCGGCGAGTTCGGGAACCCGCTGCGCAAGTTCAAGCTGGTGTTCCTGGGCGAGCAGAGCG TCGGGAAGACATCTCTGATCACCAGGTTTATGTATGACAGTTTTGACAATACTTATCAG gcAACTATTGGAATTGATTTCCTCTCAAAGACAATGTATCTGGAAGACCGCACG ATCAGGCTGCAGCTGTGGGACACAGCCGGCCAGGAGAGGTTCCGCAGCCTCATTCCCAGCTACATCCGTGACTCTGCTGCAGCTGTCGTTGTCTTTGACATTACAA ATCTGAACTCGTTCCAGCAAACCTCCAAGTGGATTGATGATGTGcgaacagagagaggaagtgatgtCATCATCATGTTGGTTGGGAATAAAACTGACCTGGCAGACAAGAG ACAGGTTTCTATAGAGGAGGGCGAGAGAAAGGCCCAAGAACTGAATGTGATGTATATTGAAACCAGTGCTAAAGCAGGATATAATATGAAACAG CTTTTCCGCCGTGTGGCTGCTGCCTTACCTGGGATGGACAGCACACCCGAGAAGAGCAAAGAAGACA TGATTGACATCAAGCTAGAGAAACCTCCTGAGCAGCCAGTAACGGAGAGCGGCTGTTCCTGCTAA
- the RAB41 gene encoding ras-related protein Rab-41 isoform X5 produces MSAPGSGGEFGNPLRKFKLVFLGEQSVGKTSLITRFMYDSFDNTYQATIGIDFLSKTMYLEDRTVRLQLWDTAGQERFRSLIPSYIRDSTIAVVVYDITNLNSFQQTSKWIDDVRTERGSDVIIMLVGNKTDLADKRQVSIEEGERKAQELNVMYIETSAKAGYNMKQLFRRVAAALPGMDSTPEKSKEDMIDIKLEKPPEQPVTESGCSC; encoded by the exons ATGTCCGCGCCCGGCAGCGGCGGCGAGTTCGGGAACCCGCTGCGCAAGTTCAAGCTGGTGTTCCTGGGCGAGCAGAGCG TCGGGAAGACATCTCTGATCACCAGGTTTATGTATGACAGTTTTGACAATACTTATCAG gcAACTATTGGAATTGATTTCCTCTCAAAGACAATGTATCTGGAAGACCGCACG GTTCGGCTACAGCTTTGGGATACAGCAGGCCAGGAGCGGTTCCGCAGCCTCATTCCCAGCTACATCCGCGACTCCACCATTGCTGTGGTAGTCTATGACATTACAA ATCTGAACTCGTTCCAGCAAACCTCCAAGTGGATTGATGATGTGcgaacagagagaggaagtgatgtCATCATCATGTTGGTTGGGAATAAAACTGACCTGGCAGACAAGAG ACAGGTTTCTATAGAGGAGGGCGAGAGAAAGGCCCAAGAACTGAATGTGATGTATATTGAAACCAGTGCTAAAGCAGGATATAATATGAAACAG CTTTTCCGCCGTGTGGCTGCTGCCTTACCTGGGATGGACAGCACACCCGAGAAGAGCAAAGAAGACA TGATTGACATCAAGCTAGAGAAACCTCCTGAGCAGCCAGTAACGGAGAGCGGCTGTTCCTGCTAA
- the RAB41 gene encoding ras-related protein Rab-41 isoform X4, translated as MSAPGSGGEFGNPLRKFKLVFLGEQSVGKTSLITRFMYDSFDNTYQATIGIDFLSKTMYLEDRTIRLQLWDTAGQERFRSLIPSYIRDSAAAVVVFDITNLNSFQQTSKWIDDVRTERGSDVIIMLVGNKTDLADKRQITTEEGEQRAKELNVMFIETSAKTGYNVKQLFRRVAAALPGMDSTPEKSKEDMIDIKLEKPPEQPVTESGCSC; from the exons ATGTCCGCGCCCGGCAGCGGCGGCGAGTTCGGGAACCCGCTGCGCAAGTTCAAGCTGGTGTTCCTGGGCGAGCAGAGCG TCGGGAAGACATCTCTGATCACCAGGTTTATGTATGACAGTTTTGACAATACTTATCAG gcAACTATTGGAATTGATTTCCTCTCAAAGACAATGTATCTGGAAGACCGCACG ATCAGGCTGCAGCTGTGGGACACAGCCGGCCAGGAGAGGTTCCGCAGCCTCATTCCCAGCTACATCCGTGACTCTGCTGCAGCTGTCGTTGTCTTTGACATTACAA ATCTGAACTCGTTCCAGCAAACCTCCAAGTGGATTGATGATGTGcgaacagagagaggaagtgatgtCATCATCATGTTGGTTGGGAATAAAACTGACCTGGCAGACAAGAG GCAAATCACTACGGAAGAAGGTGAGCAGAGAGCCAAAGAGCTGAATGTGATGTTTATTGAGACAAGTGCGAAGACTGGATACAATGTGAAACAG CTTTTCCGCCGTGTGGCTGCTGCCTTACCTGGGATGGACAGCACACCCGAGAAGAGCAAAGAAGACA TGATTGACATCAAGCTAGAGAAACCTCCTGAGCAGCCAGTAACGGAGAGCGGCTGTTCCTGCTAA
- the RAB41 gene encoding ras-related protein Rab-41 isoform X2 translates to MSAPGSGGEFGNPLRKFKLVFLGEQSVGKTSLITRFMYDSFDNTYQATIGIDFLSKTMYLEDRTQVRLQLWDTAGQERFRSLIPSYIRDSTIAVVVYDITNLNSFQQTSKWIDDVRTERGSDVIIMLVGNKTDLADKRQVSIEEGERKAQELNVMYIETSAKAGYNMKQLFRRVAAALPGMDSTPEKSKEDMIDIKLEKPPEQPVTESGCSC, encoded by the exons ATGTCCGCGCCCGGCAGCGGCGGCGAGTTCGGGAACCCGCTGCGCAAGTTCAAGCTGGTGTTCCTGGGCGAGCAGAGCG TCGGGAAGACATCTCTGATCACCAGGTTTATGTATGACAGTTTTGACAATACTTATCAG gcAACTATTGGAATTGATTTCCTCTCAAAGACAATGTATCTGGAAGACCGCACG CAGGTTCGGCTACAGCTTTGGGATACAGCAGGCCAGGAGCGGTTCCGCAGCCTCATTCCCAGCTACATCCGCGACTCCACCATTGCTGTGGTAGTCTATGACATTACAA ATCTGAACTCGTTCCAGCAAACCTCCAAGTGGATTGATGATGTGcgaacagagagaggaagtgatgtCATCATCATGTTGGTTGGGAATAAAACTGACCTGGCAGACAAGAG ACAGGTTTCTATAGAGGAGGGCGAGAGAAAGGCCCAAGAACTGAATGTGATGTATATTGAAACCAGTGCTAAAGCAGGATATAATATGAAACAG CTTTTCCGCCGTGTGGCTGCTGCCTTACCTGGGATGGACAGCACACCCGAGAAGAGCAAAGAAGACA TGATTGACATCAAGCTAGAGAAACCTCCTGAGCAGCCAGTAACGGAGAGCGGCTGTTCCTGCTAA
- the RAB41 gene encoding ras-related protein Rab-41 isoform X3: MSAPGSGGEFGNPLRKFKLVFLGEQSVGKTSLITRFMYDSFDNTYQATIGIDFLSKTMYLEDRTVRLQLWDTAGQERFRSLIPSYIRDSTIAVVVYDITNLNSFQQTSKWIDDVRTERGSDVIIMLVGNKTDLADKRQITTEEGEQRAKELNVMFIETSAKTGYNVKQLFRRVAAALPGMDSTPEKSKEDMIDIKLEKPPEQPVTESGCSC; this comes from the exons ATGTCCGCGCCCGGCAGCGGCGGCGAGTTCGGGAACCCGCTGCGCAAGTTCAAGCTGGTGTTCCTGGGCGAGCAGAGCG TCGGGAAGACATCTCTGATCACCAGGTTTATGTATGACAGTTTTGACAATACTTATCAG gcAACTATTGGAATTGATTTCCTCTCAAAGACAATGTATCTGGAAGACCGCACG GTTCGGCTACAGCTTTGGGATACAGCAGGCCAGGAGCGGTTCCGCAGCCTCATTCCCAGCTACATCCGCGACTCCACCATTGCTGTGGTAGTCTATGACATTACAA ATCTGAACTCGTTCCAGCAAACCTCCAAGTGGATTGATGATGTGcgaacagagagaggaagtgatgtCATCATCATGTTGGTTGGGAATAAAACTGACCTGGCAGACAAGAG GCAAATCACTACGGAAGAAGGTGAGCAGAGAGCCAAAGAGCTGAATGTGATGTTTATTGAGACAAGTGCGAAGACTGGATACAATGTGAAACAG CTTTTCCGCCGTGTGGCTGCTGCCTTACCTGGGATGGACAGCACACCCGAGAAGAGCAAAGAAGACA TGATTGACATCAAGCTAGAGAAACCTCCTGAGCAGCCAGTAACGGAGAGCGGCTGTTCCTGCTAA